One Brassica napus cultivar Da-Ae chromosome C4, Da-Ae, whole genome shotgun sequence genomic region harbors:
- the LOC106396846 gene encoding guanylate kinase 2 isoform X1 codes for MGGAPALFVDHLENGHTNGCSLKSEDTSVQIGDRSYVIGGSHEENPLFLGVQIHDKITNKWSSPTVLGTGPKPCKAYSAIVLKQGRILVIKKDAASDDSIWFLEVDSPFVREQRKLLGKEVVTWSKGVRGNAEKPIVISGPSGVGKGTLITMLMKEFPSMFGFSVSHTTRSPRCMEKNGVHYHFTEKTVMEKEINDGKFLEFASVHGNLYGTSIESVEVVTDSGKRCILDIDVQGARSVKASSLDAMFIFVCPPSMKELEDRLRARGTETEEQIQKRLRNAEAEIKAGKSSGIFGHILYNDNLEECYKSLKNLLGIDNDAPVNGLEAVEGINLPKEHTVTKMEDKILIQETGEVIKNNMIVLDLSSINGGAPGRTRGIVLDTVKSS; via the exons ATG GGAGGAGCACCAGCTTTATTTGTGGATCATCTGGAGAATGGACACACTAATGGCTGTAGTCTAAAATCCGAAGATACATCAGTTCAAATTGGAGATCGATCC TATGTGATTGGTGGAAGTCATGAAGAGAACCCATTGTTCCTTGGAGTTCAGATTCATGACAAAATCACTAACAAGTG GTCTAGTCCTACTGTTCTTGGAACAGGCCCTAAACCCTGCAAGGCCTACTCCGCCATTGTTCTTAAACAAGGACGGATCCTAGTTATCAAAAAAGATGCAGCTTCTGATGACTCTATATGGTTCCTCGAG GTGGACAGTCCTTTTGTCCGGGAACAAAGGAAACTCTTAGGCAAAGAGGTTGTTACATGGAGCAAAGGAGTGAGAGGAAACGCAGAGAAGCCTATTGTCATAAGCGGTCCCTCTGGAGTTGGCAAAGGAACGCTtataacgatgctcatgaaAGAGTTTCCTTCCATGTTTGGATTCTCTGTGAGCCACACGACTCGTTCTCCGAGGTGTATGGAGAAGAACGGTGTTCACTACCATTTCACTGAGAAAACTGTGATGGAGAAAGAGATTAATGACGGGAAGTTTCTTGAGTTTGCTTCTGTTCATGGTAATCTGTACGGAACCAGCATTGAATCCGTTGAGGTTGTCACAGATTCAGGAAAG AGATGCATACTTGACATTGATGTTCAAGGAGCGAGGTCTGTGAAGGCGAGTTCTCTTGATGCCATGTTTATATTCGTGTGTCCTCCTTCAATGAAGGAGCTTGAAGATCGGCTACGTGCCCG AGGAACTGAAACAGAGGAGCAGATCCAGAAGCGGCTTAGAAACGCTGAAGCGGAGATCAAAGCTGGGAAGTCCTCAGGCATTTTTGGTCATATCCTGTATAATGACAACCTCGAGGAATGTTACAAGAGCCTTAAG AATCTCTTGGGGATAGACAATGACGCTCCAGTGAATGGCTTAGAAG CAGTAGAAGGGATCAATCTTCCCAAGGAGCATACAGTAACAAAGATGGAAGATAAGATATTGATTCAAGAAACAGGAGAAGTGATCAAGAACAACAT GATTGTGTTGGATTTATCTTCGATTAACGGGGGAGCACCCGGAAGAACAAGAGGGATCGTTCTGGACACGGTGAAGTCCAGCTAA
- the LOC106396846 gene encoding guanylate kinase 2 isoform X2 codes for MGGAPALFVDHLENGHTNGCSLKSEDTSVQIGDRSYVIGGSHEENPLFLGVQIHDKITNKWSSPTVLGTGPKPCKAYSAIVLKQGRILVIKKDAASDDSIWFLEVDSPFVREQRKLLGKEVVTWSKGVRGNAEKPIVISGPSGVGKGTLITMLMKEFPSMFGFSVSHTTRSPRCMEKNGVHYHFTEKTVMEKEINDGKFLEFASVHGNLYGTSIESVEVVTDSGKRCILDIDVQGARSVKASSLDAMFIFVCPPSMKELEDRLRARGTETEEQIQKRLRNAEAEIKAGKSSGIFGHILYNDNLEECYKSLKNLLGIDNDAPVNGLEVEGINLPKEHTVTKMEDKILIQETGEVIKNNMIVLDLSSINGGAPGRTRGIVLDTVKSS; via the exons ATG GGAGGAGCACCAGCTTTATTTGTGGATCATCTGGAGAATGGACACACTAATGGCTGTAGTCTAAAATCCGAAGATACATCAGTTCAAATTGGAGATCGATCC TATGTGATTGGTGGAAGTCATGAAGAGAACCCATTGTTCCTTGGAGTTCAGATTCATGACAAAATCACTAACAAGTG GTCTAGTCCTACTGTTCTTGGAACAGGCCCTAAACCCTGCAAGGCCTACTCCGCCATTGTTCTTAAACAAGGACGGATCCTAGTTATCAAAAAAGATGCAGCTTCTGATGACTCTATATGGTTCCTCGAG GTGGACAGTCCTTTTGTCCGGGAACAAAGGAAACTCTTAGGCAAAGAGGTTGTTACATGGAGCAAAGGAGTGAGAGGAAACGCAGAGAAGCCTATTGTCATAAGCGGTCCCTCTGGAGTTGGCAAAGGAACGCTtataacgatgctcatgaaAGAGTTTCCTTCCATGTTTGGATTCTCTGTGAGCCACACGACTCGTTCTCCGAGGTGTATGGAGAAGAACGGTGTTCACTACCATTTCACTGAGAAAACTGTGATGGAGAAAGAGATTAATGACGGGAAGTTTCTTGAGTTTGCTTCTGTTCATGGTAATCTGTACGGAACCAGCATTGAATCCGTTGAGGTTGTCACAGATTCAGGAAAG AGATGCATACTTGACATTGATGTTCAAGGAGCGAGGTCTGTGAAGGCGAGTTCTCTTGATGCCATGTTTATATTCGTGTGTCCTCCTTCAATGAAGGAGCTTGAAGATCGGCTACGTGCCCG AGGAACTGAAACAGAGGAGCAGATCCAGAAGCGGCTTAGAAACGCTGAAGCGGAGATCAAAGCTGGGAAGTCCTCAGGCATTTTTGGTCATATCCTGTATAATGACAACCTCGAGGAATGTTACAAGAGCCTTAAG AATCTCTTGGGGATAGACAATGACGCTCCAGTGAATGGCTTAGAAG TAGAAGGGATCAATCTTCCCAAGGAGCATACAGTAACAAAGATGGAAGATAAGATATTGATTCAAGAAACAGGAGAAGTGATCAAGAACAACAT GATTGTGTTGGATTTATCTTCGATTAACGGGGGAGCACCCGGAAGAACAAGAGGGATCGTTCTGGACACGGTGAAGTCCAGCTAA